In Hydrogenovibrio marinus, a single genomic region encodes these proteins:
- a CDS encoding mevalonate kinase family protein — MNWSSSAPANLMLIGEHSVVHGYPAIAMSVSQRLTLDWQTRDDMQISIESSLGNFLIHLDKLHTIPEDSTFKWILYPIKNLRRELDKGFNITVTSEFKHTLGLGSSAAVLAATLGGLHFYLNKSYGIIETFRHGLKVIHQIQGRGSGTDLAASLAGGVILFDPKKQTIIPVDASLPATLVYSGYKTPTAKVLDKVHRDWLYQPDILKNLYKIMGKVTSQAFDALQRKDMSGFYQLINTYQGLMDALGVNDDTLGHIVYQLRSIPGVQASKISGSGLGDCVLGLGMQVRHHDSALAEYQHIEIETDYQGMTVEQLN; from the coding sequence GTGAACTGGTCTAGCAGCGCTCCTGCAAACCTTATGCTCATCGGAGAGCACAGTGTCGTTCACGGTTATCCAGCCATTGCCATGTCGGTTTCGCAACGCTTGACACTTGACTGGCAAACACGAGACGACATGCAAATATCGATTGAATCTTCTCTTGGAAACTTCCTGATCCACTTGGATAAATTGCACACCATCCCGGAAGACTCGACATTCAAATGGATTCTTTACCCTATCAAGAATCTGAGACGAGAACTCGACAAAGGCTTTAATATCACAGTCACCAGTGAGTTTAAACACACTCTTGGCTTAGGTAGTTCGGCAGCGGTATTGGCCGCAACGCTGGGAGGATTGCATTTTTATCTGAATAAATCCTACGGCATTATCGAGACTTTCCGCCATGGCTTAAAAGTCATCCACCAAATCCAAGGCAGAGGTTCGGGAACCGATTTAGCAGCTTCTTTAGCAGGTGGTGTCATTTTGTTCGACCCGAAAAAACAGACCATCATACCTGTCGATGCTTCTCTGCCGGCAACACTGGTTTACAGCGGCTACAAAACGCCTACTGCCAAGGTCTTGGACAAAGTGCATCGTGACTGGCTCTACCAACCCGATATTCTTAAAAACCTATATAAAATAATGGGTAAAGTCACCAGCCAGGCTTTTGATGCTCTGCAAAGAAAAGATATGTCCGGCTTTTACCAACTGATCAACACCTACCAAGGTCTGATGGATGCTCTAGGGGTAAACGATGACACCCTTGGTCATATTGTCTATCAGCTCCGAAGCATTCCTGGCGTGCAGGCCAGTAAAATTTCCGGGTCAGGTCTGGGAGATTGCGTATTGGGTCTTGGCATGCAGGTTCGCCACCATGATAGCGCGTTGGCCGAATACCAACATATCGAAATCGAAACCGATTACCAAGGCATGACGGTAGAACAACTTAACTGA
- a CDS encoding mevalonate kinase family protein, whose amino-acid sequence MKTLCKAPAKLILSGEHAVVNECPAISMAIDLPMFCEVTSEAIDTHQVPFVEIELVDCHQKHAFPFAIWQQMAIDIESRYQLFESGAMSIRSVLKQPVDLVLTTLHHFHHHFKLQSMHWDIKIYGHGLLGKGLGSSAAVIISLLHSLFKHHHKAINTVEILSLAKAIESRQHGHSSGIDPTTIFQGGLLYYLQHKPFQPLTPHKFNAWLIDTGTPESTTGQVVNHVKSRFPAEHPIWNHFTQITEDIRNAWQDQDSFSLKESIQKNQTLLEEIGIVPDKVKHFIKELEQNPDQVAKMCGAGNHKGQNGGVLLCLSPLPPLELCNRYGYNCIAINLSQKGSHCELV is encoded by the coding sequence ATGAAAACGCTATGTAAAGCACCGGCCAAATTGATACTCAGTGGCGAGCATGCTGTCGTAAATGAATGCCCCGCAATCAGCATGGCGATTGACTTACCCATGTTTTGTGAAGTCACCTCAGAAGCCATTGATACTCACCAAGTCCCCTTTGTGGAAATCGAACTGGTTGACTGTCACCAGAAGCATGCTTTTCCTTTTGCTATTTGGCAACAAATGGCGATTGATATCGAAAGCCGTTACCAGCTTTTCGAGTCTGGCGCGATGTCTATCCGAAGTGTATTGAAGCAGCCGGTGGATTTGGTACTGACGACATTGCATCATTTCCACCACCATTTCAAACTGCAATCGATGCATTGGGACATCAAAATTTATGGTCATGGATTGCTAGGTAAAGGATTGGGAAGTTCCGCCGCCGTCATCATCAGCTTGCTTCACAGTTTGTTCAAGCATCACCACAAAGCCATTAATACAGTTGAGATACTGTCTTTGGCGAAAGCCATCGAATCCCGTCAGCATGGGCACTCAAGCGGCATTGATCCCACCACGATTTTCCAAGGCGGTTTGCTGTACTATCTGCAACACAAGCCTTTTCAACCACTGACACCGCATAAGTTCAATGCCTGGTTGATCGATACCGGCACGCCGGAGAGCACTACTGGACAAGTCGTCAACCACGTAAAATCCCGTTTCCCGGCTGAACACCCTATATGGAATCACTTTACCCAGATTACTGAAGACATCCGTAATGCATGGCAGGACCAAGATAGTTTTAGCTTGAAGGAAAGCATTCAAAAAAACCAAACTTTGCTGGAAGAAATTGGCATAGTGCCTGATAAGGTGAAGCACTTTATCAAGGAATTGGAACAGAACCCCGACCAAGTCGCCAAGATGTGTGGCGCCGGAAACCACAAGGGACAAAATGGCGGTGTTCTACTCTGCCTCAGCCCTCTGCCACCGCTGGAGCTTTGTAACCGCTATGGCTATAATTGCATAGCAATCAACTTAAGCCAAAAAGGAAGTCATTGTGAACTGGTCTAG
- a CDS encoding GlcG/HbpS family heme-binding protein: protein MKLKLSALLFAGVLSALPTISAAQDMAVNISRLTLDVANKIAMASIEACREKGIPVSVTVVDRNGIPQAQVRDTMAPPVSWNISFKKAYTSVMFNVKGSQMESRSKSPLVNLGEGLAFMAGSVPIQAGGKLYGAIGVSGAPDGKDDEKCAAAGLGAVIDDLEMM from the coding sequence ATGAAACTTAAATTAAGTGCTTTGCTATTTGCGGGCGTGTTGAGTGCACTGCCGACAATTTCAGCCGCTCAGGATATGGCTGTTAACATTAGTCGTCTAACGCTTGATGTTGCCAATAAAATTGCAATGGCTTCTATTGAAGCTTGTCGTGAAAAGGGTATTCCTGTGAGTGTTACTGTTGTGGATCGAAATGGTATTCCTCAAGCGCAAGTGCGCGATACTATGGCACCACCTGTTTCTTGGAATATCAGTTTCAAGAAAGCTTATACCTCTGTAATGTTCAACGTTAAGGGTTCTCAAATGGAGTCTCGTTCGAAAAGTCCTTTGGTGAACTTGGGTGAAGGTCTGGCGTTCATGGCTGGTTCAGTGCCTATCCAAGCGGGTGGTAAGCTTTACGGTGCAATCGGTGTAAGCGGTGCACCAGACGGTAAAGATGATGAAAAATGTGCAGCTGCGGGTCTAGGTGCTGTCATCGATGACCTAGAAATGATGTAA
- the cpaB gene encoding Flp pilus assembly protein CpaB yields the protein MKLKTSDWLIYGSAALSAILAVVFVYGYVENRIEDAKEHAQVKTVTVVEKPKLFSVVVANRDIYRGEKIDVDDLKVLSVPTDGVVVNGVITNPQDAVGHIAYQKIYAGEWLINKKIGTEKVKQQQSVEALLDKGERAIRIPVNADTGLLGILNPGDHVDVISVFQSTDDKRMISRTILQNIPVLSIGQVNRMKIQLQDGKESSSDDATNEKSVAQSMIAVEVNTKQAEQLALAMNVGAIHLMLRNPSDTDLVETQGVNLKVMEKGKGRPPKFKPKAKREVIEVMQGGDVQEVITR from the coding sequence ATGAAGCTGAAAACCAGTGATTGGTTGATTTACGGCTCTGCTGCCCTGTCCGCAATCCTAGCGGTAGTGTTTGTTTATGGGTATGTTGAGAACCGCATAGAAGATGCCAAAGAGCATGCTCAAGTAAAAACGGTCACCGTTGTCGAGAAGCCAAAACTCTTTTCGGTCGTGGTCGCAAACCGAGATATTTACCGTGGTGAAAAAATCGATGTCGATGATCTCAAAGTTTTGAGTGTGCCGACAGACGGGGTTGTGGTAAACGGGGTGATTACCAACCCACAAGATGCAGTCGGGCATATCGCTTATCAGAAAATTTATGCTGGTGAATGGTTGATCAATAAGAAGATCGGTACAGAAAAAGTCAAACAACAGCAAAGTGTCGAAGCACTTTTGGATAAAGGCGAGCGCGCCATCAGAATTCCAGTTAATGCCGATACGGGTCTGCTGGGGATTTTGAATCCAGGAGATCATGTGGATGTGATCAGTGTTTTTCAGAGTACGGATGATAAGCGCATGATCAGTCGCACCATCTTGCAAAATATCCCGGTTTTATCAATTGGACAAGTCAATCGAATGAAAATTCAGTTGCAGGACGGTAAAGAAAGTTCATCTGATGATGCCACTAACGAAAAGTCGGTTGCTCAATCCATGATCGCGGTTGAAGTCAACACCAAACAAGCGGAGCAGTTGGCCTTGGCGATGAATGTTGGCGCGATTCACCTGATGCTACGTAATCCTTCAGATACTGATTTGGTCGAGACCCAGGGTGTGAATTTGAAAGTCATGGAAAAAGGAAAAGGGCGCCCCCCTAAATTCAAGCCAAAAGCAAAACGCGAAGTGATTGAAGTAATGCAGGGTGGAGACGTGCAAGAGGTAATTACACGATGA
- a CDS encoding type II and III secretion system protein family protein, which yields MKTGNNLLRAALLSFGVLMLGVANAAPNGSYNLMATESIIVKFDAPIKRALIANPDLAILKVLNAKELLVSGKQAGRTELIVWYQSTPSQGHNIVLNISPDASRRDEISKTVRELISQLDPDHTVTFELKNIWIQSDSSVRRELDNLGNQIDDDANLHVKAGDNKDILQQTQKAGQLNIKPIAGNYMVLLKGNVPHKARKKRIQAVISSLGLSVVNMIKVTGKDQVKLSVRVAEVSKGNPFRSGVAVRDKKDRFGIFPPGNLGAQALFSLNNSPSNSAGIAFPHADAFQLGFNPQHGSIFGVLSILEGHNLARVLAKPELVVQSGKTASFLVGGEVPIPTAQNQNTITVTYKEYGIRLRFSPIITEDGNIQLTVEPEVSNIDESSGANYLNIVVPGFKSRRANTTITLAPRQSFVIGGLLSDNLRSQINKVPLLGDIPVLGALFRSTSYEEDKSELAILVTPTLVDPIGANKKVQLPGENVTRASSFDGFFLGKVAEVLPKGQSALPKSMVKIGLETVE from the coding sequence ATGAAAACAGGGAATAATTTATTGAGAGCCGCTTTGTTAAGTTTTGGGGTTCTTATGTTGGGCGTTGCCAATGCAGCACCAAACGGTTCCTATAACTTAATGGCAACTGAAAGCATCATTGTGAAGTTCGACGCACCGATTAAACGCGCTTTGATTGCAAACCCGGATTTGGCGATATTGAAGGTGCTTAACGCTAAAGAGTTATTGGTAAGCGGTAAACAAGCCGGTCGCACTGAGCTGATCGTCTGGTATCAAAGCACACCAAGTCAAGGGCATAACATTGTTTTGAATATTTCACCGGATGCTTCACGCCGTGATGAAATTTCCAAAACAGTCAGAGAGTTGATTTCTCAGCTTGACCCAGATCATACCGTAACGTTCGAGTTGAAAAATATCTGGATACAGTCAGATTCCTCCGTCAGACGTGAGTTGGATAACCTAGGGAATCAGATTGATGATGATGCAAACTTGCATGTAAAAGCAGGAGATAACAAGGATATTCTGCAGCAAACACAAAAAGCCGGCCAGCTTAACATCAAGCCAATTGCTGGAAACTATATGGTGTTGTTGAAGGGTAATGTGCCTCATAAAGCGCGCAAAAAACGTATTCAAGCAGTTATTTCATCACTTGGGTTAAGTGTGGTGAACATGATTAAGGTTACAGGTAAGGATCAAGTCAAACTCTCGGTTCGAGTTGCGGAAGTCTCTAAAGGGAATCCTTTCAGAAGTGGTGTTGCGGTGCGTGACAAGAAAGACCGCTTTGGTATTTTTCCTCCTGGAAACTTGGGGGCGCAAGCGCTTTTCAGTTTGAATAACTCGCCATCCAATTCTGCCGGTATTGCTTTCCCTCATGCCGACGCTTTTCAACTGGGTTTCAATCCTCAGCACGGCAGTATCTTTGGTGTGTTATCCATTTTGGAAGGGCACAACCTGGCACGTGTATTGGCTAAGCCAGAGTTGGTAGTGCAGTCGGGTAAAACTGCTTCTTTCCTAGTAGGAGGAGAAGTTCCGATTCCGACAGCTCAAAACCAAAACACGATTACCGTCACCTATAAGGAATATGGTATTCGTTTACGCTTCAGTCCAATTATTACCGAAGATGGCAATATTCAATTAACGGTGGAGCCTGAGGTGAGCAATATTGATGAATCTTCTGGCGCTAACTATTTGAATATCGTGGTGCCGGGGTTTAAATCGCGTAGAGCCAATACCACGATTACGTTGGCCCCTAGGCAAAGTTTTGTTATCGGAGGCTTGTTGTCTGACAACCTTCGCAGCCAAATCAATAAAGTTCCGCTGCTGGGGGATATTCCGGTTTTGGGGGCGTTGTTCCGTTCGACTTCTTATGAAGAGGATAAATCTGAGTTGGCGATTTTGGTGACACCGACCTTGGTTGATCCGATTGGTGCAAATAAGAAAGTCCAGCTTCCTGGCGAAAACGTTACACGGGCCAGTTCATTTGATGGGTTTTTCTTAGGAAAAGTGGCAGAAGTCTTGCCAAAAGGTCAGTCGGCACTTCCAAAAAGTATGGTTAAAATCGGATTGGAGACAGTGGAATGA
- a CDS encoding AAA family ATPase — protein sequence MTQQLSTASIALKQAIFIGQDEDLEEAVRVSIMSKFQMERMDEVPHVWPDSIDLVLIEYDGEPKWVLEKIGQILTLSKGVPLYVLLKKKDADFIIEANHQGVQGFIECPNEIFHILSILHMQERRRKGKNGNVSSLFSLKGGVGCTAIATNLAAQISTMTENRTVLVDLNMPLGDTALYLNMESDRLYTITDFIYNLNRFDENLIYKSLSQHASSGLYLLPLPSDIGELDNLNSDMIKTIVQSLRKYFDHVIIDCSSDLSDLTLSCLDESDNIVLITEPSLSSLRAVNAVIRLTQRLGYLKDSLKLIVNRDTSNQDDMMEEVIEALEVDKIARVSNDYISFNESLKQGVLLKDFNPQSKVNRQLNCIANMLHNGSVTMDVQDDVVPTANPNWWEQLPETLKQALERVKAAIKNNKSISKAA from the coding sequence ATGACACAACAATTGTCTACGGCATCAATTGCCTTAAAACAAGCAATCTTTATTGGTCAGGATGAGGATCTCGAAGAAGCGGTTCGCGTGTCCATCATGTCGAAGTTTCAGATGGAAAGAATGGATGAGGTGCCTCATGTTTGGCCGGACTCGATTGATTTGGTATTGATTGAATATGATGGTGAACCTAAGTGGGTCTTGGAAAAAATCGGTCAAATTTTAACTTTGTCAAAAGGCGTTCCGCTTTATGTACTTTTGAAGAAAAAGGATGCGGATTTCATTATCGAGGCCAACCATCAAGGGGTACAAGGATTCATTGAGTGTCCGAATGAGATTTTCCATATTCTCTCTATCCTGCATATGCAAGAAAGGCGCAGAAAAGGTAAAAACGGGAATGTATCCTCGCTGTTTAGCTTGAAAGGTGGCGTAGGATGCACTGCAATTGCGACAAATTTGGCAGCGCAAATTTCGACGATGACCGAAAACCGTACGGTATTGGTCGACTTGAACATGCCTTTGGGAGACACAGCACTCTATCTAAATATGGAAAGTGATCGACTCTATACGATTACCGATTTTATTTACAACTTGAACCGTTTCGACGAAAACCTGATTTATAAGTCCTTATCTCAACATGCGTCTTCGGGTTTGTACCTGTTGCCTCTTCCTTCTGACATTGGTGAGTTGGATAACCTTAATTCAGACATGATCAAAACCATCGTCCAGTCTCTAAGAAAGTATTTTGATCATGTCATCATTGATTGTTCATCAGATTTATCGGATTTGACTCTGAGTTGTTTGGATGAATCCGACAATATCGTGCTGATTACTGAGCCTTCACTTTCCTCGTTGAGAGCAGTAAATGCAGTGATTCGATTGACGCAAAGATTGGGCTATTTAAAAGATTCACTTAAGCTCATTGTCAATCGCGACACGTCAAACCAAGATGACATGATGGAAGAAGTGATTGAGGCATTGGAAGTTGACAAGATAGCGCGGGTTTCAAATGACTATATCAGTTTCAACGAGTCGCTCAAACAAGGTGTCTTACTGAAGGATTTTAACCCTCAATCCAAAGTGAACCGCCAGCTCAACTGCATCGCCAATATGCTTCATAACGGTAGCGTGACCATGGATGTTCAGGATGATGTCGTGCCAACGGCCAACCCAAATTGGTGGGAACAGTTACCGGAGACATTGAAGCAAGCATTAGAACGAGTGAAAGCTGCCATTAAAAACAATAAATCCATTAGTAAAGCGGCATAG
- a CDS encoding CpaF family protein, translating to MGIRERLRQVEISRQTEAAKPAPEEKRVAETEREPVGKRKAQNNSFLQIKERCQKMAAEDNAFYEADSKETRNELRPRLEELVREVAAEMGYPLTELEVRQLGLELLDEIYGLGPIEPLMADQTVSDILINGYNKIYVERRGKLELTDVSFISEEHLRNKVDRMLYSTGRRVDESSPLVDARLPDGSRINIIIPPLSVDGISVSIRRFPEQHLRPKDMIAFGTMTEEMFQFLDYGVKSGLNILVCGGTGSGKTTTLNMLSGLIPVNERTVTIEDSAELRMQQDHVVRLETRPPNAEGQGEVSQRELLKNALRMRPDRIVLGEVRGGEVLDMLQAMNTGHDGSLATLHANSPRDCIARLELMINLSGVEIPPSSIRKQIASAIDLIIYVNRGRDGKRRVESITEVVGVEDENVVLQEVYVFENKIDPINERMYGIFRATGLRPSCGKKCESAGITMPETLFNFSKEVI from the coding sequence ATGGGAATTCGTGAAAGACTTCGTCAAGTCGAAATATCGCGTCAAACAGAAGCTGCAAAGCCTGCACCTGAAGAAAAAAGGGTAGCGGAAACTGAAAGAGAGCCAGTCGGGAAGCGCAAGGCGCAGAACAACTCTTTTTTACAAATTAAAGAGCGTTGCCAGAAAATGGCGGCTGAGGACAATGCGTTCTATGAAGCCGACAGCAAAGAAACCCGCAATGAGCTACGCCCAAGGTTAGAAGAGCTGGTTCGTGAAGTTGCTGCGGAGATGGGCTACCCTCTGACCGAGCTTGAGGTGCGTCAACTTGGTTTGGAGCTTTTGGATGAAATCTACGGATTGGGACCAATTGAACCTTTGATGGCAGACCAAACAGTGTCGGATATCCTCATTAACGGTTATAACAAAATTTATGTCGAACGCCGTGGAAAGCTTGAGTTGACGGATGTGTCTTTTATCAGTGAAGAGCACCTTCGCAACAAAGTTGATCGTATGCTTTACAGCACCGGTCGCCGTGTTGATGAGTCGTCACCATTGGTGGATGCCCGTCTTCCTGATGGCTCTCGTATCAATATTATTATTCCACCACTATCTGTAGATGGTATTTCTGTTTCCATCAGACGCTTTCCAGAACAGCACCTACGCCCTAAGGACATGATCGCCTTTGGAACGATGACTGAAGAGATGTTCCAGTTCTTGGATTATGGCGTTAAGTCGGGTTTGAATATTTTGGTTTGCGGCGGAACTGGCTCGGGTAAAACCACTACGCTCAACATGCTTTCCGGTTTGATCCCGGTTAATGAAAGAACCGTCACTATAGAAGACAGTGCTGAATTACGTATGCAGCAAGATCATGTGGTGCGTTTGGAGACACGTCCGCCAAATGCTGAAGGTCAAGGTGAAGTCTCTCAGCGTGAACTGCTGAAGAATGCACTTCGTATGCGCCCTGATCGTATCGTTCTGGGCGAGGTTCGTGGTGGTGAGGTGTTGGATATGCTTCAAGCAATGAACACTGGGCATGACGGTTCATTGGCGACGCTGCATGCAAACAGCCCCAGAGATTGTATTGCACGTTTGGAGTTGATGATTAACCTAAGCGGTGTTGAGATTCCGCCATCATCCATTCGTAAACAAATTGCCAGTGCCATCGATTTGATTATCTACGTGAATCGTGGACGAGATGGTAAGCGTAGAGTGGAATCCATTACTGAAGTAGTCGGTGTCGAAGACGAGAATGTTGTATTGCAAGAAGTTTATGTTTTCGAAAATAAAATTGATCCCATCAACGAACGCATGTACGGCATATTCAGGGCAACAGGTTTACGACCATCCTGTGGCAAGAAGTGTGAGTCGGCCGGTATCACCATGCCAGAAACCCTATTCAACTTCAGCAAAGAAGTGATTTAG
- a CDS encoding type II secretion system F family protein — translation MDIGFLLLVVAITIPFAILAFGLNWKALQHKDERLQLLLKRAGIEQTQQKKIQKSLYEINRSKTYLRLMSWLKKAGITEQIAIYQLVAAEVFLLMASSYLIVTRLHSMDSKLFVITALLPLFPIAYVIIRKQKRQEKMRKQFPEMLDALVRALHSGYGIDGGLNMIANEFPQPLGQEMKEVTRQLALGINMREILREFQSRVELQEAQFFVVTLIIQRETGGQLAAILSELSRLMRRREVFQAKLRTMTAESRFTAIFIGSAPLLYLAYKYLFDPKSMQFFLSDPLGQKMLYVSLILIGTGTILLKKMLRIRF, via the coding sequence ATGGATATTGGTTTTTTACTTTTGGTTGTGGCTATTACGATTCCGTTTGCGATTTTAGCATTCGGCTTGAACTGGAAGGCGTTACAGCATAAAGACGAACGTCTTCAGTTGTTGTTGAAAAGGGCTGGTATTGAGCAAACTCAGCAGAAAAAAATTCAAAAAAGCCTTTATGAAATTAATCGTTCAAAAACTTATCTCAGGTTAATGAGTTGGCTAAAGAAAGCGGGTATCACTGAGCAAATAGCTATTTATCAACTGGTCGCAGCCGAAGTGTTTTTGTTGATGGCGAGCAGCTATCTAATTGTGACGCGTTTACACAGCATGGATTCGAAATTGTTTGTCATTACAGCGTTGCTACCATTGTTCCCAATCGCTTACGTAATCATCAGAAAACAGAAGCGCCAGGAAAAAATGAGAAAGCAGTTTCCTGAAATGTTGGATGCATTAGTTCGTGCATTGCATTCAGGATATGGCATTGATGGTGGTCTGAACATGATTGCCAATGAGTTCCCTCAGCCATTAGGGCAAGAAATGAAAGAGGTTACTCGCCAACTCGCCTTGGGGATTAATATGAGAGAGATTCTGCGTGAATTCCAGTCTAGAGTTGAGCTTCAAGAAGCTCAGTTTTTTGTTGTCACGCTTATCATTCAACGTGAAACTGGTGGGCAATTGGCTGCAATTCTCAGTGAACTTTCAAGACTGATGAGACGTCGTGAAGTCTTTCAGGCAAAGCTACGAACTATGACGGCAGAATCGCGTTTTACCGCGATATTTATCGGGTCTGCACCATTGCTTTATTTGGCGTACAAATATCTGTTCGACCCGAAATCAATGCAGTTTTTCTTGTCTGATCCGTTGGGACAAAAAATGTTGTATGTCTCTCTAATCCTAATTGGCACGGGTACGATTCTATTGAAAAAAATGTTAAGGATTCGATTCTGA
- a CDS encoding type II secretion system F family protein, whose translation MWALLLSVAVLTFLSVFLLGKRLSLTQTRQLQVERLKSRVGLINHYSEDKQKDQVCWWCTFGRVLGGNSKKEIEKTRELLVKAGFREDRHLGAYFFIKFCVVLFVSLVCLGLWTWFSIRVQVAVLFPVVSLLLPERVLIEMAKMRLNRIKDALPDFLDMANICMSAGLSYLVAFKRVSDELKEMYPEICYEFHYLLDQIQIGVPRQDALKQFAERNPADEIKELIQVLAQNEKLGTPIGSAINEFSRRLYQHRESKIEEKAAKTSAKMAIVILPFLMLPYFILMLGEKMVMLGRHW comes from the coding sequence ATGTGGGCACTATTGTTATCCGTAGCTGTTTTAACTTTCTTATCCGTGTTTCTATTGGGTAAACGTTTGTCATTGACTCAGACACGTCAACTACAGGTCGAGCGCCTGAAATCACGTGTAGGTCTTATCAATCATTATTCTGAAGATAAGCAAAAAGATCAGGTGTGTTGGTGGTGCACTTTCGGTCGAGTGCTTGGCGGCAATAGCAAGAAAGAAATAGAAAAGACTCGTGAATTGCTAGTGAAGGCCGGCTTTAGAGAGGATAGGCACTTAGGCGCCTATTTCTTTATAAAGTTTTGTGTGGTGCTGTTTGTATCCTTGGTTTGTTTGGGGTTGTGGACATGGTTCAGTATCCGTGTTCAAGTCGCAGTTTTATTTCCAGTTGTGAGTCTTTTATTGCCTGAAAGGGTGCTAATTGAAATGGCCAAAATGCGCCTGAATCGCATTAAAGATGCTCTGCCTGATTTTTTGGATATGGCAAATATTTGTATGAGTGCCGGATTGAGTTACTTGGTTGCGTTTAAACGGGTTTCCGACGAGCTCAAGGAAATGTACCCAGAAATTTGTTATGAGTTTCACTACCTGTTGGATCAAATACAGATTGGTGTTCCTAGACAAGATGCGCTTAAGCAGTTTGCAGAGCGTAATCCGGCCGATGAAATCAAGGAGTTGATTCAGGTTTTGGCGCAAAACGAAAAGCTGGGGACGCCTATCGGTTCGGCAATCAACGAATTTTCAAGACGACTGTATCAGCACAGAGAAAGCAAGATTGAAGAAAAGGCGGCGAAAACTTCGGCCAAGATGGCAATCGTTATTTTGCCGTTTTTGATGTTGCCTTATTTCATTTTGATGTTGGGCGAAAAAATGGTGATGTTGGGGAGACATTGGTAA
- a CDS encoding tetratricopeptide repeat protein: MVKSLRYIVLVLSAVWLAGCTSSPAMPTKNKPSEVPIDQVEPLASNLTEDDEYKFGLDLVALEIRNKQFDQADRLLGKLKKYKSDDIRVYRLYTRYYEAKKNYDMAFVSSQQALKQSGVTQKDEEKFARYALMTNHYVEADKTYQKWLYNADSTTMEVIALNNLGFSSLLQKHYKKARGYFERAIQKDPLNEKARNNLKLIQTVEAD, from the coding sequence ATGGTAAAGAGTTTGCGGTATATCGTTTTGGTTTTGAGTGCAGTTTGGTTAGCAGGGTGTACTTCATCACCGGCAATGCCAACTAAAAACAAGCCTTCTGAAGTACCCATTGATCAGGTTGAACCGCTTGCCAGCAATTTGACGGAAGATGACGAATACAAGTTTGGTTTGGATTTGGTTGCGCTTGAGATTCGCAACAAGCAATTTGATCAAGCAGATCGCTTATTGGGAAAATTGAAAAAGTACAAATCTGACGATATTCGTGTTTATCGCTTATACACACGTTATTACGAAGCGAAAAAAAACTATGACATGGCATTTGTCTCTAGCCAGCAAGCATTGAAGCAATCCGGTGTTACACAAAAGGATGAAGAGAAGTTTGCTCGATATGCCTTGATGACCAATCACTATGTGGAAGCGGACAAAACCTACCAAAAGTGGTTATACAATGCCGACTCAACCACTATGGAGGTCATTGCCTTGAACAATCTAGGATTTAGTTCACTACTGCAAAAACACTATAAGAAAGCCCGAGGCTATTTTGAACGGGCAATTCAAAAAGATCCTCTCAATGAAAAGGCCCGCAACAATTTGAAACTCATCCAAACAGTCGAAGCTGATTAA
- a CDS encoding outer membrane beta-barrel protein, whose product MNMMKKIVLAVGLCVSPVVWAGDPVVSGYGIESYHGYIGVGYNHPYIGLDGYKSAEADGISVLFGHNYKPWLDLEFHASTATGYQKVDSKTSGQPSVSVRQNYNIAGLLKFKWQPVRLLEFSLDTGLNYMDYEKKVGSVIANEYKTGLVLGAGLGLHITRKFSINADYQSYQRNTFLKTDTTDNTWSAANLTLQYHF is encoded by the coding sequence ATGAATATGATGAAAAAAATTGTTTTGGCAGTTGGGTTATGTGTCAGCCCCGTCGTTTGGGCAGGAGATCCTGTGGTATCAGGTTACGGTATTGAATCTTATCATGGCTATATAGGAGTGGGGTACAACCATCCATATATTGGATTAGACGGCTATAAATCAGCAGAAGCAGATGGTATTAGTGTGCTATTCGGTCACAACTATAAACCCTGGCTGGATTTGGAATTTCATGCGTCAACGGCAACAGGTTATCAGAAAGTCGACTCTAAAACCTCAGGCCAGCCGTCGGTTTCCGTTAGACAAAATTACAATATTGCGGGTTTGCTTAAGTTTAAATGGCAACCGGTTAGATTATTGGAGTTCAGTCTGGATACAGGTTTGAATTACATGGACTATGAGAAAAAAGTCGGTAGTGTCATTGCTAATGAATATAAAACAGGGCTGGTTCTAGGTGCAGGTTTAGGTTTGCACATCACCCGAAAGTTTTCCATTAATGCGGATTATCAGTCCTACCAACGTAATACATTTCTTAAGACGGACACGACTGATAACACTTGGTCCGCGGCAAACCTGACGCTTCAATATCATTTTTAG